AAATCCCAGATTTGCTATTATGTTGAAGAATCGTAGTTTCGAGCTTTGTACTGTGGGAATACAAGAATCCGCGAATCAAAAAGAAGAATTAGATAAAATTCGGGTAGAACATCGTTCCTTGGATGAAAAAATTTCCGAGCTTTCGCGC
This sequence is a window from Pseudomonadota bacterium. Protein-coding genes within it:
- a CDS encoding YdcH family protein translates to MIDLLSSCEQVTNPRFAIMLKNRSFELCTVGIQESANQKEELDKIRVEHRSLDEKISELSRGKVVDHLMVRRLKKQKLQLKEQIFQQTQQGLPDIIA